A genomic segment from Aquibium oceanicum encodes:
- a CDS encoding response regulator has product MDVLNGHILVVDDHQDIRDLVAGLLAKEGYRVSAAADGRQMRRQLIESSVDLVVLDLMLPGEDGLTLCRDLRATTNIPVVMLTAKGEEFDRVLGLEMGADDYLTKPFGGRELVARIRAVLRRTRSVPAGARGQTACVWRFDRWTFDTATRSLKSTNDALLSLSTAEFNLLKVFVERPQIVLTRDQLLDLTRGRESEFIDRSIDTRISRLRRKIEEDPQDPQILKTVWGDGYVFAAEVSRG; this is encoded by the coding sequence GTGGACGTTTTGAACGGTCATATCCTGGTGGTTGACGACCATCAGGACATTCGAGACCTGGTCGCCGGGCTGCTTGCCAAAGAAGGATACCGTGTTAGCGCTGCCGCGGATGGACGACAAATGCGTCGGCAGCTCATCGAAAGCAGTGTCGACCTTGTCGTTCTCGATCTCATGTTGCCAGGAGAGGACGGGCTCACCCTTTGTCGCGATCTCAGAGCCACGACTAACATTCCGGTTGTCATGCTAACCGCGAAAGGTGAAGAATTTGATCGCGTCCTCGGTCTCGAGATGGGTGCTGACGACTATCTGACAAAGCCTTTTGGCGGCAGGGAACTCGTGGCCAGGATCCGCGCGGTCCTCAGAAGGACACGATCCGTTCCCGCAGGAGCTCGAGGTCAAACCGCGTGCGTGTGGCGGTTCGATCGCTGGACATTCGATACGGCGACGCGCTCTCTCAAATCGACAAACGACGCGCTGCTTTCCTTGAGCACCGCCGAGTTTAACCTGCTGAAAGTATTCGTTGAGCGGCCGCAGATCGTGCTCACGCGAGATCAACTCCTCGATTTGACCCGGGGCCGTGAGTCCGAATTCATTGATCGCAGCATCGACACCCGGATCAGCAGGTTGCGGCGGAAGATCGAGGAGGATCCCCAAGACCCACAAATCCTCAAGACCGTGTGGGGCGACGGCTATGTTTTTGCAGCCGAGGTATCGCGTGGATGA
- a CDS encoding ATP-binding protein, translated as MIGLLPKSLSGRTVVILVTGLIATHIVTLLVLSEDRVESLTRTEEQHIAQHIASIANIVSDVPSEWRDRIVRSSDGHLFNVRITEDGTNSTLQPIGRSSSTLADLLLRQVRPGTDEPISVDISDANPGNTPLAPDSWRRWLGSRLSRLAYGHDRDQAVLVSVPLSEGQRLNFSTSMPLASAPGWERQLAVTGAFLIIVLALSLWAIRKMSSPLALFAHAATTFARNVYAPSLPETGPSEVREAARAFNNMQKRVLQTIEGRAQMLGAISHDLRTPLTTIRLRAESLDDSEVRHRILAAIEEMDAMLASTLAFAREGTAQEELQATDIGSLLEAICSDLSDIGHDVSFVPCGTIVAACRPLALKRALSNLIDNAVKYGERAQVVAKVREGMIDISITDQGPGVPDEELERIFQPFYRIESSRNRNTGGAGLGLAIAQMALDMHGGSIQLENRGEAGGLCVRVLMPVGTNVANRGAAPRH; from the coding sequence ATGATCGGTTTGCTCCCGAAAAGCCTGAGCGGCCGGACAGTTGTCATTCTCGTGACGGGCCTTATCGCGACGCATATCGTCACCCTCCTCGTGCTGTCAGAAGATAGAGTTGAATCGTTGACGCGCACTGAAGAGCAACACATCGCCCAGCATATTGCGTCCATTGCGAATATTGTTTCAGACGTTCCAAGCGAGTGGAGGGATCGGATTGTTCGTTCCTCTGATGGCCACCTGTTCAACGTCAGAATAACTGAGGACGGCACCAACAGCACGCTTCAACCTATTGGCAGAAGCAGCAGCACACTGGCCGATCTGTTGTTGCGACAGGTTCGACCGGGCACGGACGAACCGATATCAGTGGACATAAGTGACGCTAACCCCGGCAATACGCCGCTTGCGCCAGATAGCTGGCGCCGGTGGCTGGGTTCGCGGCTCAGTCGTCTCGCCTATGGGCACGACCGCGACCAGGCTGTCCTGGTGTCGGTTCCGCTGTCAGAGGGCCAAAGGCTCAATTTCTCGACATCGATGCCGCTCGCTTCGGCGCCTGGATGGGAGCGACAGCTGGCGGTCACCGGGGCCTTTTTGATCATCGTGTTGGCGCTTTCGCTGTGGGCCATCAGGAAGATGTCGAGCCCACTTGCTTTGTTTGCGCACGCCGCCACCACGTTCGCTCGGAATGTCTATGCTCCGTCCTTGCCCGAGACAGGTCCGAGTGAAGTCCGGGAAGCCGCCCGGGCGTTCAACAACATGCAGAAGCGGGTCCTGCAGACGATCGAAGGGCGTGCCCAAATGCTGGGGGCAATCTCCCACGATTTGCGTACACCTCTAACGACAATTCGTCTTCGGGCGGAGAGTTTGGACGATTCCGAGGTCCGGCATCGCATCCTCGCGGCTATCGAGGAGATGGACGCGATGCTTGCCTCCACGCTGGCTTTTGCCAGGGAGGGCACCGCGCAGGAGGAACTGCAGGCAACGGATATCGGATCCCTGTTGGAGGCGATCTGCAGCGATTTGTCGGACATCGGGCACGACGTCAGCTTTGTGCCTTGCGGCACAATCGTCGCTGCATGCCGCCCACTGGCTTTGAAGCGAGCGTTGTCCAATCTCATCGACAACGCGGTCAAATATGGGGAGCGCGCTCAGGTGGTTGCCAAGGTCCGGGAAGGGATGATCGACATCAGCATCACCGATCAAGGTCCCGGAGTCCCGGATGAAGAGTTGGAGCGCATATTCCAACCGTTCTACCGCATTGAAAGCTCAAGGAACCGCAACACCGGTGGCGCGGGCCTCGGACTGGCCATCGCCCAGATGGCTCTGGACATGCACGGCGGATCTATCCAACTGGAAAACCGCGGCGAAGCCGGCGGTCTTTGCGTACGGGTCCTGATGCCAGTAGGGACAAACGTCGCCAATCGCGGGGCCGCCCCAAGGCATTGA
- the hflK gene encoding FtsH protease activity modulator HflK — translation MDRKERTVFVTILINGLLILFKFWLSAASGSLALRSSAIHSLADLAIGVFVLIGLFLSRSNLAAAAQHGARAVENWVALLVSVAIFYVGLDIVGEVLAGDPPDLRNLGPITLASLVTVVVAYVIARYKLYVGRQTDSPALIASGYHSQVDIYASIVVVAGLGGAALGLENLDTAAAAIVVVMIFLSGFEIAAAAITALRRREQLHVEAEDAHGHLHSRGWLRIYAPIASLALIALYFLTGIYTVQPGEVAVVRRFGKVIEEAGPGMHYRWPSPIETVDVVALDLVRRIETGPLQMLTGDENLISVRASVQFSVGDASAFVLNVSAPDDLVLQAGVGALRQSVGEDAVDAVLTVDKTAIQEKAVKATQASLDRNAAGIRVVGVQLLESAPPPEVADAFRDVASAREDRNTFVNEALAYRNEVLPTARGDADTARQAARAYAAEKLATSAGDAANFESRRQAYAAAPDITRQRLYLEAVEKSLAGAKKFVMDPTIIPQSTDLWITQPGKPQLLPPMQ, via the coding sequence ATGGATCGTAAAGAGCGCACCGTATTCGTTACGATCCTCATCAACGGACTCCTGATCCTTTTCAAGTTCTGGTTATCAGCAGCTTCCGGAAGCCTGGCGCTCCGGTCCAGCGCCATTCATTCCCTCGCGGATCTCGCGATCGGCGTGTTCGTTCTGATAGGTCTGTTCCTGAGCCGTTCGAATCTGGCGGCAGCCGCGCAACACGGGGCTCGCGCCGTGGAAAATTGGGTGGCGCTCCTTGTTTCGGTGGCGATCTTCTATGTCGGGCTGGACATTGTCGGGGAGGTCCTTGCAGGCGACCCTCCCGATTTGAGGAACCTTGGGCCTATCACCCTGGCCTCTCTCGTTACCGTCGTGGTTGCCTACGTTATTGCCCGCTACAAGCTCTATGTGGGCCGCCAGACAGATTCCCCGGCATTGATTGCCAGCGGCTACCACTCTCAAGTCGACATATATGCGTCGATTGTCGTTGTCGCAGGCTTGGGAGGCGCCGCTCTCGGCCTGGAGAACCTAGACACGGCGGCAGCGGCCATCGTCGTCGTCATGATTTTTCTCTCTGGATTCGAGATCGCCGCTGCTGCGATCACTGCGCTGCGGCGTCGTGAGCAGCTGCACGTGGAAGCCGAGGACGCACACGGTCACCTCCATAGCCGCGGCTGGTTGCGCATTTATGCTCCTATCGCATCACTCGCCTTGATAGCTCTCTATTTCTTGACCGGCATCTACACGGTCCAGCCTGGGGAAGTGGCGGTGGTGAGGCGCTTTGGAAAGGTGATCGAAGAGGCCGGGCCTGGAATGCACTATCGCTGGCCAAGCCCGATCGAGACCGTCGACGTGGTTGCGCTCGATCTGGTGAGACGAATCGAGACCGGCCCTCTCCAGATGCTGACGGGCGACGAGAACCTCATCTCTGTCCGGGCGAGCGTTCAGTTCTCAGTCGGCGACGCTTCGGCATTCGTTCTCAATGTATCCGCGCCGGACGACCTCGTCCTGCAAGCCGGCGTGGGAGCCCTGCGCCAGAGCGTTGGTGAGGACGCGGTTGACGCTGTCCTCACGGTCGACAAGACCGCCATACAGGAAAAAGCCGTGAAGGCTACCCAGGCATCGCTCGACCGGAATGCTGCGGGGATCCGGGTCGTCGGCGTGCAATTGCTCGAGAGCGCGCCGCCCCCCGAAGTGGCTGATGCATTTCGCGACGTCGCGAGCGCGCGGGAAGATCGCAACACCTTCGTCAACGAGGCGCTCGCCTACCGCAACGAGGTTCTGCCGACCGCGCGCGGCGACGCCGACACCGCGCGGCAGGCTGCGCGAGCCTATGCAGCTGAAAAGCTCGCCACATCCGCGGGAGATGCCGCGAATTTCGAATCGCGGCGACAAGCCTACGCGGCGGCACCGGATATCACCCGCCAGCGCCTCTACCTCGAGGCCGTGGAGAAATCGCTGGCGGGCGCCAAGAAATTCGTGATGGACCCGACGATCATCCCGCAATCGACGGATCTTTGGATAACACAACCGGGCAAGCCTCAACTGCTGCCCCCAATGCAATAG
- the hflC gene encoding protease modulator HflC, which translates to MKPVRIAALGVLGLGFLAATLTLYQVDTTEYAIVTQFGRPVRVLSDPGLYIKAPDPIQSVLKISRQIQVYNLPKTEFLSSDKKNIMVEAYATWQVTDALAFLKNVNNLRGASTQLNDIIKAELGAALGQVELGNLVTVDTSQASLLDTLNAVKERAAARTGAYGFTVTDVQLKELTFPEANLTSVFQRMRSEREAIARQFRSEGAEEAARIRAEADTEKAKILATASRESAEIRGTADAEAIAIYAGSFGRDKDFYRFTRTLEAYDKFIDEGTTLILPADSELLQYLDPRNALKLPPSSTATAGSPNVTVDSERDR; encoded by the coding sequence ATGAAACCAGTTCGAATTGCCGCTCTTGGCGTCTTGGGCCTTGGCTTCCTGGCAGCAACATTGACCCTCTATCAGGTCGACACCACAGAGTACGCGATCGTGACGCAGTTTGGGCGTCCCGTCCGCGTGCTCAGTGACCCTGGTCTCTATATCAAAGCGCCCGACCCCATCCAAAGCGTTCTAAAAATCAGCCGGCAGATTCAAGTCTACAACCTACCAAAAACGGAATTTCTGAGTAGCGACAAGAAGAACATTATGGTGGAGGCCTATGCCACCTGGCAAGTAACGGACGCGCTGGCGTTTCTGAAGAACGTCAACAACCTACGCGGCGCCAGCACACAGCTCAACGACATTATCAAAGCTGAGCTCGGAGCGGCATTAGGACAGGTTGAGCTCGGAAATCTCGTCACAGTCGATACCTCACAGGCGAGCCTTCTAGACACCTTGAACGCCGTGAAGGAGAGGGCTGCAGCGCGCACGGGCGCCTATGGCTTCACGGTTACAGATGTCCAGCTCAAAGAGCTCACGTTCCCGGAAGCCAACCTCACAAGCGTCTTCCAGCGCATGCGCTCGGAGCGCGAGGCGATCGCGCGCCAGTTTCGCTCGGAAGGCGCGGAAGAAGCAGCCCGCATACGAGCGGAAGCCGATACAGAGAAGGCGAAGATTCTCGCAACCGCGAGCCGCGAATCCGCCGAGATCCGCGGGACGGCCGATGCGGAGGCGATTGCGATCTACGCGGGCTCCTTCGGCAGGGACAAGGATTTTTACCGCTTCACCAGAACGCTTGAGGCCTACGACAAGTTCATCGATGAAGGCACGACGTTGATTTTGCCCGCCGATTCCGAACTTCTTCAGTATCTAGATCCACGAAACGCTCTGAAACTTCCTCCATCATCGACCGCGACTGCCGGATCGCCAAACGTAACCGTGGATTCGGAGCGCGATAGATGA
- the hflK gene encoding FtsH protease activity modulator HflK, with amino-acid sequence MMDEDVAETSRSPSTADDGSGKIARDVAIKSKLLVRAIVEGGRFAFADFKVALGHLRPVPLLVGAVILIAIGYALTGIYSVAPGEAAVVRRFGAIVQPSVEPGLHYRLPWPIDRVDIVDVTNVRREQVGISAPEEEHIHPEPPAKLQALSGDTNVVDVEVIVQYQVREPANYILNVEYAPYRIVRDALRASVTRLVTRLPVDALLTSGRQSLQQAIREETQSRLDQYRTGLVIVGVDLQKAFPPANVADAFTAVNTAREEKARLINEARGYANSLVPEARGQAQQLKAQAAAYRSAILARASGTARAFDLLWDEYRKNAEAYGEDVTRYRMYLETIEKIMPRVQVYALDTARGGSFNLRLYGAQNGAPTNGEAAR; translated from the coding sequence ATGATGGACGAGGATGTGGCAGAAACATCAAGATCGCCGTCGACGGCGGACGATGGCAGCGGAAAAATTGCCCGCGATGTTGCAATCAAATCGAAGCTCCTAGTTCGCGCCATTGTGGAGGGCGGGCGGTTCGCATTTGCAGACTTTAAGGTCGCTCTCGGCCACCTAAGGCCCGTCCCTTTGCTTGTGGGTGCGGTGATCCTGATCGCTATCGGCTATGCTTTGACCGGTATCTATTCGGTTGCACCTGGAGAAGCCGCGGTCGTGCGCCGCTTTGGCGCGATTGTGCAACCCAGTGTTGAACCAGGACTCCACTATCGGCTACCTTGGCCGATCGATCGCGTGGATATCGTCGATGTTACCAATGTGCGACGTGAGCAAGTAGGCATAAGCGCTCCCGAGGAAGAGCACATACATCCTGAACCTCCGGCGAAACTTCAGGCGCTCTCCGGCGATACCAACGTTGTCGATGTAGAAGTTATCGTGCAGTATCAGGTGCGCGAGCCAGCCAACTACATACTGAACGTCGAATACGCTCCATATCGCATCGTCCGAGACGCACTCCGGGCATCGGTCACCAGGCTGGTAACACGTCTGCCGGTTGATGCATTGCTAACCAGCGGACGGCAATCCTTGCAACAAGCCATTCGCGAGGAGACGCAATCGCGTCTGGATCAGTATCGGACCGGCCTCGTTATCGTCGGCGTTGACCTGCAGAAAGCGTTCCCTCCTGCCAACGTCGCGGATGCCTTCACAGCCGTCAATACCGCGCGCGAGGAAAAGGCCCGTCTGATCAATGAGGCACGAGGATATGCGAACAGCCTCGTCCCGGAAGCCAGGGGTCAGGCACAGCAGCTGAAGGCGCAGGCTGCCGCTTACCGATCTGCCATTCTGGCGCGCGCAAGCGGAACGGCACGCGCGTTCGATCTTCTTTGGGACGAGTACCGAAAGAACGCGGAAGCCTACGGCGAAGATGTGACGCGATATCGGATGTATCTTGAGACCATCGAGAAGATCATGCCTAGAGTGCAGGTTTATGCTCTGGATACCGCAAGAGGCGGCAGCTTCAACCTGAGACTTTATGGCGCTCAGAATGGCGCACCAACAAACGGTGAGGCAGCGCGCTAG
- a CDS encoding peptidylprolyl isomerase — protein MSPTGSSPGSMSQEMLLETVEDLVSDQLILRWAANRKPEADESFQHAIKHINENLNLESFADQLHTERISISESSMREYYDKNKARYEGRSFTEVRDEIRRTLVAEQEPAFVEDYLEKLRTSASITRSFDLLDVPAPSQEELETYYRQNIDQFRLPRRAIVDELEFSVSEFGPKAQQEAASALLGIQGGATFQATSERFPKVRFSSRAEVPEGSKSPDWDRNVFALVTGELASVFQAGGSYYVVRLQEVMPAGAKSFAEVSPTIMTALSAQKEQRWFADNGEKTLFTIKGQRYSLRDFYKEYEEASLRDQFEGAEGLKRLANALIDRMLLVSDTYDRLLDVENKPLADETRLRLLRQMMEQEEVDDRIEVSDEQVQAFYSDNRDRLVSPPKSRIRYVRIGLGSSEADANRARERAEEAYRKLTGAVPASDFASVAQEYSEDVETASKGGEFPDWIGESGEPLSELMSHPFHEAIQGMEPGKVGKPFELGGSIYIVEVTERTSPQQLALDEAKPFIEEYLTNQQHRSMAEELQRRQLEEAKVQLYPQVLEEYLTRTASRDQPTSP, from the coding sequence TTGTCGCCCACTGGCAGCAGCCCTGGTTCCATGTCGCAAGAAATGCTTCTGGAGACGGTCGAAGACCTCGTATCCGATCAACTAATTCTCCGATGGGCAGCTAATCGCAAGCCGGAAGCCGACGAGAGCTTCCAACATGCTATCAAACACATAAATGAAAATCTCAATCTCGAATCCTTCGCGGACCAGCTTCATACCGAGCGCATCTCAATCTCTGAGAGCAGCATGCGTGAATACTACGATAAGAACAAAGCACGCTATGAAGGACGCAGCTTTACCGAGGTGCGCGATGAGATACGGCGGACCCTGGTTGCCGAGCAGGAACCCGCTTTTGTCGAAGACTATTTAGAGAAGCTGCGAACGAGCGCATCGATCACTCGCAGTTTCGATCTCCTGGATGTACCTGCTCCGAGCCAGGAGGAGCTTGAGACCTACTACCGACAGAACATCGACCAGTTCAGATTGCCACGCCGCGCCATCGTTGATGAACTGGAGTTTAGCGTATCAGAATTCGGCCCGAAGGCCCAACAGGAGGCGGCCAGTGCCTTGCTGGGCATCCAAGGCGGTGCAACATTCCAGGCGACATCAGAGCGATTCCCTAAGGTGCGTTTTTCATCCCGGGCGGAGGTGCCCGAAGGCAGCAAAAGCCCCGATTGGGACAGAAACGTCTTCGCACTGGTCACCGGGGAGCTGGCGAGCGTGTTTCAGGCAGGCGGATCGTATTACGTCGTCCGCCTTCAGGAAGTTATGCCCGCAGGCGCAAAGAGCTTCGCGGAAGTGAGTCCGACTATCATGACAGCGTTAAGCGCGCAAAAGGAACAGCGATGGTTCGCGGATAACGGCGAAAAGACGCTCTTCACGATCAAGGGACAGCGCTACAGCCTTCGCGATTTCTACAAGGAATACGAGGAAGCGTCGCTTCGCGACCAATTCGAAGGAGCAGAGGGCCTCAAACGTTTGGCAAACGCTCTAATTGATCGCATGCTCCTGGTATCGGACACTTATGACAGGTTGCTCGACGTCGAAAACAAACCCCTTGCCGACGAAACGCGACTTCGTCTGCTGCGGCAAATGATGGAGCAAGAGGAGGTGGACGACCGGATCGAAGTCAGCGACGAGCAAGTTCAAGCATTCTACTCCGACAATCGCGATCGCCTAGTGAGTCCTCCGAAGTCCAGAATCCGTTATGTTCGTATCGGTCTTGGCTCGAGCGAGGCCGACGCGAACCGCGCACGCGAACGTGCAGAAGAAGCCTATCGGAAGCTGACTGGAGCTGTCCCGGCGTCGGACTTTGCCTCGGTGGCGCAAGAGTATTCCGAGGATGTCGAGACGGCTTCAAAGGGCGGCGAGTTCCCTGATTGGATCGGCGAAAGCGGGGAGCCGCTAAGCGAACTGATGAGCCACCCATTCCATGAAGCGATACAAGGCATGGAACCGGGAAAAGTTGGCAAACCTTTCGAGTTGGGAGGCAGCATCTACATCGTGGAAGTGACGGAACGAACTTCACCTCAGCAGTTAGCACTTGACGAGGCAAAACCCTTTATCGAGGAGTACCTGACCAACCAGCAGCATCGCTCTATGGCCGAAGAATTGCAGAGGCGGCAACTGGAAGAAGCCAAGGTGCAATTGTATCCGCAGGTTCTGGAGGAATATCTCACCCGCACGGCCTCGCGCGACCAACCGACATCGCCGTAG
- a CDS encoding heavy metal translocating P-type ATPase, protein MTAAARRTRFRVEGMDCASCAAKIDKAVRRIPDVTDVNVSVVAGTMSVEHGDKLDLDTLAQKVNRLGYKTTRLGAVKKSTAAEPAPGQDRKSDHSDHGHDHADHDHSDHDHAGHAHGPGCKHDHAGHDHDHAGHDHSDHDHAGHVHGPDCKHDHADRDHAEHGHSGQDRPAAGHIEQAAPAGAQQTRFRVAGMDCASCAAKIDTAVRRMPDVTDVKVSVVAGTMTVTHGSKADLDELARKVTSLGYKAAPMAPAGQKPATAPANHVHGPDGRHDQTLTGSGIAAEAPDALEGMHGHDHGPQDGPWWKTSKAQLTIICGIALAVAFGLSQVLPQTQPWGFIVAMAVGLIPIARRALLGAANGSPFTIETLMTVAAVGAVIINAAEEAAVVVFLFLVGELLEGIATGRARASIRALATLMPKTALLERDGATQTVPAESLTVDAVVLVRPGDRVPADGVVLSGESAVDEAPVTGESVPKRKEQGDNVFAGTVNQEGVLRVRVTAAAADNTISRIIALVEEAQESKAPTERFIDRFSKYYTPGVMVVAALIAILPPLLAGAEWNTWIYRGLAVLLIGCPCALVISTPAAIAAALSAGARRGLLMKGGAVLENLGKVNYVALDKTGTLTEGKPKVTDIIGVARDEREVLRLAAALEAGSSHPLAVAILARAEADKVPVVAATDAGAVGGKGVVGTVDAVKLFLASPRAAAEKVKLDQGLLSQIAALNDEGKTVSVLLAGTEVAGLFAIRDEPREDAKTGIAALHDLGAETVMLTGDNERTAKAIASSLGMEARAELMPQDKQKIVGEMRAKGKFVAKVGDGINDAPALAAADIGIAMGSGTDVALETADAAVLHGRVKDVANMVVLSRLTMRNILQNITLSLGLKAVFLVTTVLGVTGLWPAILADTGATVLVTANAMRLLAWKGLRET, encoded by the coding sequence ATGACCGCTGCAGCACGCCGCACCCGCTTTCGGGTTGAAGGCATGGATTGCGCAAGTTGCGCCGCCAAGATCGACAAAGCGGTCCGACGAATACCGGATGTCACAGATGTGAACGTGTCTGTTGTTGCTGGCACCATGAGCGTTGAGCACGGAGACAAGCTCGATCTCGACACACTGGCCCAAAAGGTCAATCGGCTAGGCTACAAGACCACACGCCTTGGTGCGGTGAAGAAGTCGACGGCCGCTGAGCCGGCCCCCGGTCAAGACCGAAAGTCCGACCATTCGGACCATGGCCACGATCACGCCGATCACGACCATTCGGATCATGATCATGCCGGCCATGCGCACGGGCCAGGCTGCAAGCACGATCATGCCGGGCATGACCACGATCACGCCGGTCACGACCATTCCGATCATGACCATGCCGGGCATGTTCATGGACCCGATTGCAAGCACGATCATGCTGATCGCGATCACGCGGAGCACGGTCATTCAGGACAAGATCGCCCTGCGGCTGGTCACATCGAGCAGGCTGCGCCGGCTGGCGCGCAACAGACCCGCTTTCGCGTCGCCGGCATGGATTGCGCGAGCTGTGCGGCAAAAATCGACACGGCAGTGCGCCGTATGCCGGATGTCACTGATGTGAAGGTATCAGTTGTTGCTGGCACCATGACCGTCACGCACGGGAGCAAGGCTGACCTCGACGAACTTGCCCGCAAGGTCACCAGCCTTGGCTACAAAGCCGCGCCGATGGCCCCTGCGGGACAAAAGCCGGCGACCGCCCCCGCAAACCATGTCCATGGGCCGGATGGTAGGCATGACCAGACACTGACAGGAAGCGGGATCGCTGCCGAGGCGCCTGATGCCCTGGAAGGCATGCACGGCCACGATCACGGGCCGCAGGACGGACCCTGGTGGAAAACATCTAAAGCGCAATTGACGATCATCTGCGGCATCGCGCTGGCCGTCGCCTTTGGGCTTTCGCAGGTTCTTCCGCAGACCCAGCCGTGGGGCTTCATCGTTGCAATGGCCGTCGGGCTCATACCAATTGCGCGACGCGCCTTGCTCGGTGCTGCAAACGGTAGCCCGTTCACAATCGAGACGTTGATGACGGTCGCGGCAGTGGGAGCCGTCATCATCAATGCGGCCGAAGAGGCCGCCGTCGTCGTCTTCCTGTTTCTTGTCGGTGAACTCCTTGAAGGGATAGCGACAGGCCGGGCTCGCGCGTCGATACGGGCGCTCGCAACACTGATGCCCAAGACTGCGCTCCTCGAGCGCGACGGTGCCACGCAGACGGTTCCCGCTGAAAGCCTGACGGTAGATGCTGTGGTGCTCGTTCGGCCCGGCGACCGTGTGCCCGCCGACGGCGTCGTGCTCTCCGGCGAAAGCGCGGTCGACGAGGCGCCGGTGACCGGCGAGTCGGTACCGAAGCGCAAGGAGCAGGGCGACAATGTCTTCGCCGGCACTGTGAACCAGGAAGGCGTGCTCAGGGTGCGTGTAACGGCAGCAGCGGCCGACAACACCATTTCCCGCATCATCGCATTGGTCGAGGAGGCCCAGGAGTCCAAGGCGCCGACCGAACGTTTTATCGATCGCTTCTCGAAATATTATACCCCGGGCGTAATGGTGGTGGCTGCACTGATAGCGATTTTGCCGCCGCTGCTGGCCGGCGCGGAATGGAACACCTGGATCTATCGTGGACTCGCAGTTCTCCTGATCGGATGCCCCTGCGCGCTGGTCATCTCCACGCCTGCGGCGATCGCCGCGGCGCTATCCGCCGGCGCGCGCCGTGGTCTCCTGATGAAGGGCGGAGCGGTGCTGGAGAATCTGGGCAAAGTCAACTACGTCGCGCTCGACAAAACGGGGACGCTTACCGAAGGCAAGCCGAAGGTCACCGACATCATCGGTGTGGCACGCGACGAGCGCGAGGTATTGAGGCTCGCAGCGGCCCTTGAGGCCGGATCGAGCCATCCGCTGGCTGTTGCCATCCTGGCAAGGGCGGAGGCTGACAAGGTTCCTGTCGTCGCCGCCACCGATGCCGGCGCCGTTGGCGGCAAGGGTGTGGTAGGGACAGTGGATGCGGTGAAGCTCTTTCTGGCTTCACCGCGCGCCGCGGCCGAAAAGGTCAAATTGGACCAGGGGCTGCTATCGCAAATCGCTGCGCTGAACGACGAAGGCAAGACCGTTTCGGTGCTGCTTGCCGGAACGGAGGTGGCAGGCCTCTTCGCAATACGCGACGAACCGCGAGAGGACGCCAAGACCGGTATAGCCGCACTACACGATCTTGGAGCCGAAACCGTTATGCTGACGGGCGACAATGAACGGACGGCGAAAGCCATAGCCTCATCTCTCGGCATGGAAGCACGCGCAGAACTGATGCCGCAGGACAAACAGAAGATCGTCGGCGAGATGCGCGCGAAGGGCAAGTTCGTGGCCAAGGTCGGTGACGGCATCAACGACGCTCCGGCGCTCGCAGCTGCTGACATCGGCATCGCCATGGGCAGCGGCACGGACGTTGCTCTGGAAACAGCCGATGCGGCCGTCTTGCATGGCCGTGTCAAGGACGTCGCCAATATGGTGGTGTTGTCGCGCCTCACCATGCGTAACATCCTCCAGAATATCACCCTCTCGCTTGGCCTAAAGGCTGTGTTCCTCGTAACCACGGTTCTCGGCGTGACCGGGCTGTGGCCCGCCATTCTTGCCGATACCGGCGCGACGGTATTGGTCACCGCCAATGCCATGCGCCTGCTCGCCTGGAAGGGGCTTCGTGAAACATGA
- a CDS encoding copper chaperone PCu(A)C → MSSGFKLTVKLICMLAAMLLSTSAFAHQFSQGDIKIGHPWSRVTPSAAPVAGAYLTVTNSGSQPDRLTGGSTPIADRIEVHQMTMDDGIARMRPLPDGVEIAAGASVELAPGGIHLMLIKPNQQLIEGSSFKATLEFARAGTVEIEFVVQRNPTVETGSGNEHGGHTP, encoded by the coding sequence TTGTCTTCCGGGTTCAAGCTGACAGTGAAGCTCATTTGCATGTTGGCCGCGATGCTGCTTTCTACATCAGCTTTTGCACACCAATTCTCGCAAGGTGATATCAAGATTGGCCATCCGTGGTCACGGGTCACGCCGTCCGCTGCCCCGGTCGCCGGAGCCTATCTGACGGTGACAAATTCAGGGTCACAGCCCGACAGACTGACCGGCGGTTCGACTCCGATAGCTGATCGGATCGAAGTCCATCAGATGACCATGGATGACGGCATAGCCCGCATGCGTCCACTTCCCGATGGAGTCGAGATCGCTGCAGGAGCCTCGGTCGAGTTGGCGCCAGGCGGCATCCACCTTATGCTCATCAAACCCAACCAGCAGCTGATCGAAGGGAGCAGCTTCAAGGCGACGTTGGAGTTCGCCCGGGCCGGGACCGTAGAGATCGAGTTTGTCGTGCAGAGAAACCCCACGGTTGAAACGGGCAGCGGCAATGAGCACGGCGGTCATACGCCGTGA